In 'Nostoc azollae' 0708, the following are encoded in one genomic region:
- a CDS encoding DNA-directed RNA polymerase subunit beta': MTEKMIFRNLVVNKGQLRNLISWAFTHYGTARTAVMADKLKDLGFRYATKAGVSISVDDLMVPPSKRSLLEAAETEILSTEARFKRGEITEVERFQKVIDTWNSTSESLKDQVVSHFKKTNPLNSVYMMAFSGARGNISQVRQLVGMRGLMADPQGEIIDLPIKTNFREGLTVTEYIISSYGARKGLVDTALRTADSGYLTRRLVDVSQDVIIREFDCGTTRGIPLRDMTEGAKVLIPLSTRLMGRVVAEDVVHPVTGEVIAPRNTPISDDLAAVIGKSGVKEVIARSPLTCEAARSVCQHCYGWSLAHAKMVDLGEAVGIIAAQSIGEPGTQLTMRTFHTGGVFTGEVAQQVRSKIDGTVKISRKLKTRPYRTRHGEDALYAETNGTLVLEAKNPGVENQEISITQGSTLYIMPGQQVKAAQLLAEVALGGRTARANTEKAVKDVASDLAGEVQFADVVAEQKTDRQGNTTTTASRGGLIWILSGEVYNLPPGAELVVNNGDAIASNGVLAETKLTSVHGGVVRLPEAIPGKATREIEIITASVVLDQATVTVQSSQGRNHYLIHTGEGYTEQGRGARNINEEDTSSLSPSSQTFNLRATPGTKVQNGQVVAELIDDRYRTTTGGFLKFAGIEVQKKGKAKLGYEVVTGGTLLWIPEETHEVNKDISLLLVEDGQYVEAGTEVVREIFCQTSGVIEVTQKNDILREVVIKPGELLMVDDPEAVLGRDNTFVQPGEEFQGTIATELRYIQYIESPEGPALLNRPVIEFDVPNNPDVPSTSVSQQTGRSIQLRAVQRLPYKDSERVKSVEGVELLRTQLVLEIEQEGEQDHNASPLAADIELVPDTENAQVQRLQLVILESLVVRRDITADATQGSTQTTLEVEDGLTIAPGAVVARTQILCKDGGVVRGVRKGTEAVRRCLVLRDSDMITISSTAAPKVKKGDLLVEGAEIAPGVFAPESGQVVEIRRQEAGGRRQEAENSSALITDNSSLITVRVGRPYRVSPGAVLQIEDGDLVQRGDNLVLLVFERAKTGDIIQGLPRIEELLEARKPKEACILCRRPGEVKVVYGDGDEALISREAYAIKVLESNGVVTDYPLGPGQNLMIPDSAHVLAGQPLTDGPSNPHEILEIFFSLGSDDGIYACASHALQKVQSFLVNEVQMVYQSQGIDIADKHIEVIVRQMTNKVRIDDGGDTTMLPGELVELRQVEQVNEAMSITGGAKAQYTPVLLGITKASLNTDSFISAASFQETTRVLTEAAIEGKSDWLRGLKENVIIGRLIPAGTGYNTYDEPSTIEDYGTDLGTGVLDEVDDPLDMVLDDRTAKLYSLDSPSLVDGSYGGRRGERSILDDDDLIADEVSDLVDDDDDDDDDDDYYE, encoded by the coding sequence ATGACTGAAAAAATGATTTTTCGTAACCTTGTCGTTAACAAGGGTCAACTGAGAAACTTAATTTCCTGGGCATTTACCCATTATGGGACAGCGCGGACAGCGGTGATGGCGGACAAACTCAAAGATTTGGGTTTCCGGTATGCCACCAAAGCCGGGGTTTCCATCAGTGTGGATGACTTGATGGTGCCACCTTCCAAGCGATCACTCCTAGAGGCAGCAGAAACGGAAATTCTCAGCACAGAAGCCCGGTTTAAACGGGGGGAAATTACGGAGGTCGAACGATTCCAGAAGGTAATTGATACCTGGAACAGCACCTCCGAAAGCCTGAAGGATCAGGTGGTTTCACACTTCAAAAAAACCAACCCCCTCAACTCTGTGTATATGATGGCCTTTTCTGGCGCACGGGGTAACATTTCCCAAGTCCGGCAATTGGTGGGGATGCGGGGACTAATGGCAGATCCTCAAGGGGAGATTATTGACTTACCAATTAAAACCAACTTCCGAGAAGGATTAACAGTTACAGAATATATTATTTCTAGTTATGGAGCCAGGAAGGGACTGGTGGATACGGCCCTGCGGACTGCTGACTCTGGTTATCTCACCCGGCGGTTGGTGGATGTATCCCAAGATGTGATTATTCGGGAATTTGACTGTGGTACAACCAGAGGCATTCCTTTGCGGGATATGACCGAAGGGGCAAAGGTGTTGATTCCCCTGTCCACCAGATTGATGGGGCGGGTAGTGGCAGAAGACGTGGTGCATCCGGTGACTGGAGAAGTTATTGCACCCCGCAACACACCAATTTCTGATGATTTGGCAGCAGTGATTGGCAAATCTGGAGTCAAAGAGGTGATAGCGCGATCGCCCCTCACCTGTGAAGCAGCCCGTTCTGTTTGTCAACACTGTTATGGTTGGAGTTTAGCCCACGCCAAAATGGTAGACCTGGGTGAAGCAGTGGGGATTATTGCCGCCCAGAGTATTGGTGAACCTGGAACCCAGTTGACCATGCGTACCTTCCACACCGGGGGAGTTTTCACTGGGGAAGTTGCCCAACAGGTGAGATCCAAAATTGACGGGACAGTGAAAATTTCTCGCAAGCTGAAAACCCGTCCCTATCGCACCCGCCACGGTGAAGATGCCCTCTATGCCGAAACCAACGGCACATTGGTATTGGAAGCCAAAAATCCAGGGGTGGAAAACCAAGAAATTTCTATCACCCAAGGTTCAACCCTGTATATTATGCCAGGGCAACAGGTAAAAGCGGCACAGTTGTTGGCAGAAGTCGCCCTGGGAGGCAGAACCGCCAGAGCCAATACAGAAAAAGCGGTCAAAGACGTGGCTTCCGACTTGGCTGGGGAAGTGCAGTTTGCCGATGTGGTGGCAGAACAAAAAACCGACCGTCAAGGCAACACCACCACTACCGCTTCCAGAGGGGGATTGATTTGGATTTTGTCTGGGGAAGTGTATAACTTACCACCAGGTGCAGAATTGGTAGTGAATAACGGTGATGCGATCGCTTCTAATGGAGTCTTGGCAGAAACCAAATTAACCAGTGTCCATGGTGGGGTAGTGCGTCTACCAGAAGCCATACCTGGCAAAGCCACCAGAGAAATTGAAATTATCACCGCCTCTGTAGTCTTAGACCAAGCCACAGTGACAGTCCAGAGTTCCCAAGGACGCAACCACTATTTGATTCATACAGGGGAAGGGTACACCGAACAGGGAAGAGGTGCCAGAAATATCAATGAAGAAGATACCTCTTCACTATCACCTTCTTCCCAGACTTTCAACCTCCGGGCTACACCAGGGACGAAGGTCCAAAATGGGCAGGTGGTAGCGGAATTGATTGATGACCGTTATCGTACCACTACCGGTGGGTTCTTAAAGTTTGCTGGCATTGAAGTCCAGAAAAAAGGTAAGGCTAAATTAGGCTATGAAGTAGTCACTGGTGGCACACTGCTGTGGATTCCTGAAGAAACCCACGAAGTGAACAAAGACATTTCTTTGTTGTTGGTGGAAGATGGGCAGTATGTGGAAGCTGGGACAGAGGTGGTGAGAGAGATTTTCTGTCAAACCAGCGGAGTGATTGAAGTTACCCAGAAAAACGACATCCTCAGAGAAGTGGTGATTAAACCAGGTGAACTGCTGATGGTGGATGATCCAGAGGCAGTATTGGGGAGGGATAACACCTTTGTCCAACCAGGAGAGGAATTCCAAGGCACAATAGCCACCGAACTGAGGTATATCCAATACATAGAGTCCCCAGAAGGCCCGGCATTATTAAACCGTCCGGTAATTGAATTTGATGTACCCAACAATCCCGATGTGCCTTCGACTTCAGTGAGTCAACAAACAGGCCGTTCCATTCAGTTGCGAGCAGTGCAGCGTTTGCCCTACAAGGATTCGGAACGGGTCAAATCTGTAGAAGGAGTGGAACTGCTGCGGACCCAACTGGTGTTGGAAATTGAGCAGGAAGGGGAACAAGACCACAACGCCTCACCTCTGGCTGCGGATATTGAACTAGTCCCAGATACAGAAAATGCTCAGGTTCAAAGATTGCAGTTAGTAATTTTGGAATCTTTGGTAGTGCGGCGAGATATCACTGCTGATGCCACCCAAGGCAGCACCCAAACGACATTGGAAGTGGAAGATGGGTTAACGATTGCCCCTGGTGCTGTGGTGGCACGGACACAGATTTTGTGTAAGGACGGCGGTGTAGTCCGTGGTGTCCGCAAAGGCACAGAAGCAGTGCGACGCTGTTTAGTGCTGCGCGACAGCGACATGATTACCATCTCCAGCACTGCTGCACCCAAGGTTAAAAAAGGCGACCTGTTAGTGGAAGGTGCAGAAATTGCCCCTGGTGTATTTGCACCAGAATCAGGACAGGTGGTAGAAATCAGGAGGCAGGAGGCAGGAGGCAGAAGGCAGGAGGCAGAAAATTCTTCTGCACTGATAACTGATAACAGTTCACTGATAACTGTCCGGGTTGGTCGTCCCTACCGAGTCAGTCCTGGTGCAGTGTTACAAATTGAAGATGGGGACTTGGTGCAACGGGGTGACAACTTGGTGCTGTTGGTGTTTGAGCGAGCCAAGACAGGAGACATTATTCAAGGTCTGCCCCGGATTGAGGAACTGCTGGAAGCTCGTAAACCCAAGGAAGCCTGTATTTTGTGCCGTCGTCCTGGGGAAGTAAAGGTGGTGTATGGTGATGGTGATGAAGCATTAATCTCACGAGAGGCCTATGCCATAAAAGTTTTGGAATCCAATGGTGTGGTGACTGACTATCCCCTTGGTCCTGGACAAAACCTGATGATTCCTGATAGCGCTCATGTCTTGGCTGGTCAACCCCTGACTGACGGACCCTCCAACCCCCACGAGATTTTGGAAATTTTCTTTAGTCTCGGTTCTGATGATGGTATTTATGCCTGTGCTAGTCATGCCTTGCAGAAGGTACAAAGCTTTTTGGTGAATGAAGTGCAGATGGTGTATCAGTCTCAAGGCATTGACATTGCTGATAAGCACATTGAGGTGATTGTGCGGCAGATGACCAACAAAGTCCGCATTGACGATGGTGGAGATACGACCATGTTGCCTGGTGAGTTGGTGGAATTGCGCCAAGTGGAACAGGTGAATGAGGCTATGTCCATTACTGGTGGTGCCAAGGCGCAATATACTCCTGTATTGTTGGGGATTACCAAGGCTTCGTTGAATACTGACAGCTTTATTTCTGCGGCTTCTTTCCAAGAAACTACCAGGGTGCTGACGGAAGCAGCCATTGAGGGTAAGTCTGATTGGCTGCGGGGTTTGAAAGAAAACGTGATCATTGGGCGGTTGATTCCTGCTGGTACAGGTTACAACACCTATGATGAACCCAGCACCATTGAGGACTATGGTACTGATTTGGGTACTGGGGTTTTGGATGAGGTTGATGACCCGTTGGATATGGTGCTGGATGACCGCACTGCTAAACTTTATAGCTTAGATAGTCCTAGTTTGGTAGATGGTAGCTATGGAGGTAGACGGGGAGAAAGGTCAATTTTGGATGATGATGATTTGATTGCTGATGAGGTCAGTGACCTTGTAGATGATGATGATGATGATGATGATGATGATGATTACTATGAATAA
- a CDS encoding DNA-directed RNA polymerase subunit gamma, with amino-acid sequence MRSAQSNQFDYVKIGLASPERIRQWGERTLPNGQVVGEVTKPETINYRTLKPEMDGLFCERIFGPAKDWECHCGKYKRVRHRGIVCERCGVEVTESRVRRHRMGFIKLAAPVAHVWYLKGIPSYIAILLDMPLRDVEQIVYFNSYCVLAPGNADTLAYKQLLSEDQWLEIEDAIYSEDSQLVGVEVGIGAEALLRLLADINLEEEAEKLREEIENAKGQKRAKLIKRLRVIDNFIATGSKPEWMVMAVIPVIPPDLRPMVQLDGGRFATSDLNDLYRRVINRNNRLARLQEILAPEIIVRNEKRMLQEAVDALIDNGRRGRTVVGANNRPLKSLSDIIEGKQGRFRQNLLGKRVDYSGRSVIVVGPKLQIHQCGLPREMAIELFQPFVINRLILSGMVNNIKAAKKLISRNDPSVWDVLEEVIEGHPVMLNRAPTLHRLGIQAFEPILVEGRAIQLHPLVCPAFNADFDGDQMAVHVPLSLESQAEARLLMLASNNILSPATGKPIVTPSQDMVLGAYYLTAENPGATKGAGGYFTSLDDVIMAYQQEQVDLHSYVYVRFDGEMETSQPDTEPVEVIENEDGTQTLMYKFRRVRQDAEGNLISQYIYTTPGRVIYNKAIQEALAS; translated from the coding sequence ATGAGATCCGCCCAATCTAATCAATTTGACTACGTAAAAATTGGACTAGCATCACCAGAACGTATCCGCCAGTGGGGTGAGCGAACTTTACCTAATGGTCAGGTGGTGGGTGAGGTGACAAAGCCAGAAACTATCAACTACCGGACTCTGAAACCGGAGATGGATGGTTTATTTTGTGAGCGCATTTTTGGACCGGCTAAGGACTGGGAATGCCATTGCGGTAAGTATAAACGGGTACGTCACAGAGGTATTGTTTGTGAACGCTGTGGTGTGGAGGTCACAGAATCACGGGTGCGCCGCCACAGAATGGGTTTTATTAAGCTGGCGGCTCCGGTAGCTCATGTTTGGTATCTCAAGGGTATCCCCAGTTATATTGCTATTTTGTTGGATATGCCCTTGCGGGATGTGGAGCAAATTGTTTATTTCAACTCCTATTGTGTGTTGGCTCCTGGTAATGCTGATACTCTCGCTTACAAACAACTGTTGAGTGAAGACCAGTGGTTAGAAATTGAAGATGCCATCTATAGCGAAGATTCCCAACTAGTGGGGGTAGAAGTAGGTATTGGGGCAGAAGCACTGCTGCGGCTGTTGGCAGATATTAATTTGGAAGAAGAAGCAGAAAAACTCAGAGAGGAAATTGAAAACGCCAAGGGACAAAAACGGGCGAAGTTGATTAAACGCCTACGGGTGATTGATAACTTTATTGCCACTGGTTCTAAGCCAGAGTGGATGGTGATGGCAGTGATTCCGGTGATTCCTCCCGATTTGCGCCCGATGGTGCAGTTGGATGGTGGTAGATTTGCGACTAGTGATTTAAATGATTTATACCGCCGGGTAATTAACCGCAATAACCGTCTAGCCAGACTGCAAGAAATCCTTGCGCCAGAAATCATTGTCCGTAATGAAAAACGGATGTTGCAAGAAGCAGTAGATGCGCTGATTGACAACGGTCGTCGGGGTAGGACTGTGGTGGGAGCAAATAACCGCCCCTTGAAGTCGCTGTCAGACATTATTGAGGGTAAACAAGGTCGTTTCCGGCAAAACCTTTTGGGTAAACGGGTGGACTATTCTGGACGTTCGGTAATTGTGGTGGGTCCCAAGCTGCAAATTCACCAGTGCGGACTGCCTAGAGAAATGGCTATTGAGTTGTTTCAGCCCTTTGTAATTAACCGCCTGATTCTTTCGGGGATGGTGAATAATATCAAGGCAGCCAAAAAGCTGATTTCTCGCAATGACCCCAGTGTGTGGGATGTCTTGGAAGAGGTGATTGAGGGACATCCGGTGATGTTAAACCGTGCGCCCACTCTGCACCGTTTGGGGATTCAGGCTTTTGAACCGATTTTGGTAGAAGGGAGAGCGATTCAACTCCATCCCCTAGTATGTCCCGCTTTTAACGCTGACTTTGACGGCGACCAAATGGCGGTTCACGTACCTTTATCATTGGAAAGTCAGGCAGAGGCGAGATTGTTAATGTTAGCTTCTAACAATATTCTTTCACCTGCGACGGGCAAACCTATTGTCACCCCTAGCCAAGATATGGTGTTAGGGGCTTATTACCTGACGGCAGAAAACCCTGGTGCTACCAAAGGGGCTGGGGGTTACTTTACTTCTCTAGATGACGTGATTATGGCATATCAGCAAGAACAGGTTGACCTGCATTCTTATGTTTATGTGCGGTTTGATGGAGAGATGGAAACCAGTCAACCAGATACTGAGCCAGTGGAAGTAATAGAAAATGAGGATGGCACCCAGACTTTAATGTATAAGTTCCGCCGTGTCCGTCAAGATGCCGAAGGTAATTTAATTTCTCAGTATATCTACACTACCCCTGGTCGGGTAATTTATAACAAAGCAATTCAAGAAGCTTTAGCAAGTTAG